In Zingiber officinale cultivar Zhangliang chromosome 3B, Zo_v1.1, whole genome shotgun sequence, a single window of DNA contains:
- the LOC121968102 gene encoding uncharacterized protein LOC121968102, with protein sequence MRPTPAKRHHHQRHQEESEPSVELLKAVAQAWHAQSGNPKPTDEFHARLHSYAHRRPSRFKLEAVALAAADANWDFAQSLWDSYEIVMLSKKLEDVDLETDRKHGVCSGGRTGKRQRE encoded by the coding sequence ATGAGACCAACTCCGGCGAAGCGCCACCACCATCAGCGCCACCAGGAGGAATCAGAGCCATCGGTGGAGCTGCTCAAGGCGGTGGCGCAGGCGTGGCACGCGCAGTCCGGCAACCCCAAGCCGACCGACGAGTTCCACGCGCGCCTGCACAGCTACGCCCACCGCCGCCCCTCCCGATTCAAGCTCGAGGCCGTCGCGCTGGCAGCGGCCGACGCCAACTGGGACTTCGCGCAGTCGCTGTGGGATTCGTACGAGATTGTGATGCTGTCGAAGAAGCTGGAGGATGTCGACTTGGAGACGGACCGGAAACATGGGGTATGTTCCGGCGGCCGGACCGGGAAGAGACAGAGAGAATAA